Proteins co-encoded in one Actinomadura luteofluorescens genomic window:
- a CDS encoding MMPL family transporter, which produces MFARLARFVVRHPWWTIVAWLVAAVLIIALSPKLTTESDQGDFLPSKYESVQALKIAEKAFPQQEDTSSLIVVKRTNGQALTAQDTAKVNEAAKSLNAKKPPTVLGFATGPQAVAPNKAVQVIMVPMKGTSMDDSKKQGEAVKQIRKDLPTLLKGSGMEAKVGGDVAGFVDNEDSFNKSFEIVGIATFVLIIGLILLIFRAPLAAILPIVVITVTMQVAMGLIGAASKIFGFSGDDSLSTIILIVLFGIGADYYLFLMFRFRERLRAGDDKKTAMITAVERVGEVISSAAAAIAVTFLVLLLATFGVFSAWGPSLAIAVVVMGITSLTLFPALVSLLGTAVFWPSKAWKKQPKGRFSTAIGRGVGKRPALAAAASGLVLVVLALGTLGFKADYDFAAGFPQDTESAQATKDMEKGFPPGLTTPVQVFIKSQNGQPVSQQQLQTFSKDVENAPGVGKVQPPVPGQDKTVARVDLVLKLNPASNKAISLVKDDLTPAVHKAAPEGTRAYVGGPTAIFSDINTVNNRDLSVILPVAAVLIALILALLLRSVVAPLYLVVAVLLGFAATLGSAVYVFQGAMGEAGVTFQLPIVLYLFVLAIGTDYNILMTARLREEAKEGHEPRKAAALAVQHGGPTVAAAGLILAGTFSVMMLAPVSMLQQMGFSVAIGIALSAFVMSTFLVPGLTAMLGHRAWWPGHGDEPKKQPRPNDTREDFAPSGYRG; this is translated from the coding sequence AGGAGGACACCTCCTCGCTGATCGTGGTGAAGCGGACCAACGGCCAGGCGCTGACGGCGCAGGACACCGCCAAGGTGAACGAGGCCGCCAAGTCCCTCAACGCCAAGAAGCCGCCGACCGTCCTCGGCTTCGCCACCGGCCCGCAGGCCGTGGCCCCCAACAAGGCCGTCCAGGTGATCATGGTGCCGATGAAGGGCACCTCGATGGACGACAGCAAGAAGCAGGGAGAGGCGGTCAAGCAGATCCGCAAGGACCTGCCCACCCTGCTGAAGGGCAGCGGGATGGAGGCCAAGGTCGGCGGTGACGTCGCCGGCTTCGTCGACAACGAGGACTCCTTCAACAAGTCCTTCGAGATCGTCGGCATCGCCACCTTCGTGCTGATCATCGGCCTGATCCTGCTGATCTTCCGGGCCCCGCTGGCGGCGATCCTGCCGATCGTCGTCATCACCGTGACCATGCAGGTCGCGATGGGCCTGATCGGCGCGGCCTCGAAGATCTTCGGGTTCTCCGGCGACGACAGCCTCAGCACCATCATCCTGATCGTGCTCTTCGGCATCGGCGCCGACTACTACCTGTTCCTGATGTTCCGGTTCCGCGAGCGGCTGCGGGCCGGCGACGACAAGAAGACCGCGATGATCACCGCGGTGGAGCGGGTCGGCGAGGTCATCTCGTCCGCCGCCGCCGCCATCGCCGTGACGTTCCTGGTCCTGCTGCTCGCGACGTTCGGCGTCTTCAGCGCCTGGGGCCCGTCCCTGGCCATCGCCGTCGTCGTGATGGGCATCACCTCGCTGACGCTGTTCCCCGCGCTCGTCTCGCTGCTCGGCACCGCCGTCTTCTGGCCGTCCAAGGCGTGGAAGAAGCAGCCGAAGGGCCGGTTCTCCACGGCCATCGGCCGGGGCGTCGGCAAGCGCCCCGCCCTCGCCGCGGCGGCGTCCGGGCTCGTCCTGGTCGTGCTGGCGCTCGGCACCCTCGGGTTCAAGGCCGACTACGACTTCGCGGCCGGCTTCCCGCAGGACACCGAGTCCGCCCAGGCGACCAAGGACATGGAGAAGGGCTTCCCGCCCGGTCTGACCACCCCGGTCCAGGTGTTCATCAAGAGCCAGAACGGGCAGCCGGTCAGCCAGCAGCAGCTCCAGACGTTCAGCAAGGACGTCGAGAACGCGCCGGGCGTCGGCAAGGTGCAGCCTCCCGTCCCCGGCCAGGACAAGACCGTGGCCCGGGTCGACCTGGTGCTGAAGCTCAACCCGGCGTCCAACAAGGCGATCAGCCTGGTCAAGGACGACCTGACGCCCGCCGTGCACAAGGCGGCGCCGGAGGGCACCCGCGCCTACGTCGGCGGGCCGACGGCGATCTTCTCCGACATCAACACGGTCAACAACCGCGACCTGTCGGTGATCCTGCCGGTGGCGGCGGTGCTGATCGCGCTGATCCTGGCGCTGCTGCTGAGGTCGGTGGTCGCGCCGCTCTACCTGGTGGTGGCCGTCCTGCTCGGCTTCGCGGCCACGCTCGGCTCCGCCGTGTACGTCTTCCAGGGCGCGATGGGCGAGGCCGGCGTCACCTTCCAGCTGCCGATCGTCCTCTACCTGTTCGTGCTGGCCATCGGGACGGACTACAACATCCTGATGACGGCGCGGCTGCGCGAGGAGGCCAAGGAGGGCCACGAGCCGCGCAAGGCCGCGGCCCTGGCCGTCCAGCACGGCGGCCCGACGGTCGCCGCGGCGGGCCTCATCCTGGCCGGCACGTTCTCGGTGATGATGCTCGCGCCGGTCTCGATGCTCCAGCAGATGGGCTTCTCGGTGGCGATCGGCATCGCGCTGTCGGCCTTCGTGATGTCCACCTTCCTGGTGCCGGGCCTCACCGCGATGCTGGGCCACCGGGCCTGGTGGCCGGGCCACGGCGACGAGCCGAAGAAGCAGCCGCGGCCGAACGACACGCGGGAGGACTTCGCCCCGTCCGGGTACCGCGGCTAG